The window CTTGCTCGACGGCGACGTCGAGCGTCTGGCTGATCTCGTGCGGCACGTGCGTGCCGAGCGTGCCGGAAAACTCCTGGGCGGCCTCGCCGATCAGATAGGCTTTTCGGATGCGCGGGAAGTAGCCGCTGAGGCCAGTGATTCCGCCGGCCTTCGGCTTGCCGCCCGCGATCCAGAAGATGTCCGAAAAGGAAGACAGTGCGTGCGCGGTGGCGTCCGCATTGGTGCCCTTGGAGTCGTTGACGAACAGCACGCTGCCGCGGCGGCCAACCTGCTCCATGCGATGCGCCAGGCCTGGAAAGCTCCGCAGGCCGTTCTGAAGGACATCGAGACTAATACCCATCGCGAGCGCGGCGGCGGCGGCGCACGCCGCGTTCTGCGCATTGTGCAGGCCACGCAGAGAACCGATGCCGCCGAGCGCCGCGATTTCACTGCGTGCGCCGCCGGAATTGCGCACGATGGTGCCATGCTCGACATGGATGCCGCTGGCCAGCGGATTCCTGACCGAGATGCGCACCACAGTCTTGCCGGCGCGATCGAGCCGGTCGGCGATATCGCGGCAAAAACCGTCGTCGACGCCGACGATCGCGGTGCCGCCGGCCTGCACACCCGCAACGAGGCGTTCCTTCACCGCGGCGTAATGCGCGATGGTGCCATGGCGATCGATGTGGTCCTCGCTGACATTGAGCAGAATGCCGACGGAGGGATCGAGCGAGGGCGTGAGGTCGATCTGATAGGACGACATCTCGATGACGTGGACGCGGCCCATGCCCGGCGGCTCCAGCGACAGGATCGCCGTGCCGATATTGCCCCCCATCTGGGTGTCGTAGCCGGCCACTTTGGTGAGATGCGCGATCAGCGCCGTCGTCGTCGATTTGCCATTGGTGCCAGTGATGGCGACGAACGGCGCGTCCGGCGCGTGCCGGCGCCGCTCGCGGCAGAACAGCTCGATGTCGCCGATCACCTCGATAGCGGCCTCGCGCGCCTTCAGCACGCTCCAATGCGGCACCGGGTGGGTCAGGGGAACGCCGGGCGCGAGCACCAGCGCGGCGAAATTCGCCCAGGAGACGTTGCGCAAATCAGCCGTGATGAAGCCGGCTTGCGCGGCCTTGGCGACGTTGTCGGCATTGTCGTCGGCGGCGATCACCTCGGCGCCGCCCGCCTTCAGCGCGTGACAGGACGCGAGCCCCGAGCCGCCGAGGCCGAACACCGCGACCGTCTTGCC of the Bradyrhizobium sp. WSM1417 genome contains:
- the murD gene encoding UDP-N-acetylmuramoyl-L-alanine--D-glutamate ligase, encoding MIPVTSFAGKTVAVFGLGGSGLASCHALKAGGAEVIAADDNADNVAKAAQAGFITADLRNVSWANFAALVLAPGVPLTHPVPHWSVLKAREAAIEVIGDIELFCRERRRHAPDAPFVAITGTNGKSTTTALIAHLTKVAGYDTQMGGNIGTAILSLEPPGMGRVHVIEMSSYQIDLTPSLDPSVGILLNVSEDHIDRHGTIAHYAAVKERLVAGVQAGGTAIVGVDDGFCRDIADRLDRAGKTVVRISVRNPLASGIHVEHGTIVRNSGGARSEIAALGGIGSLRGLHNAQNAACAAAAALAMGISLDVLQNGLRSFPGLAHRMEQVGRRGSVLFVNDSKGTNADATAHALSSFSDIFWIAGGKPKAGGITGLSGYFPRIRKAYLIGEAAQEFSGTLGTHVPHEISQTLDVAVEQAARDAEASGITDAVVLLSPACASFDQYRNFEIRGTRFRELVQALPGVKLVV